In Cloacibacterium caeni, a single window of DNA contains:
- a CDS encoding single-stranded DNA-binding protein, whose amino-acid sequence MNTIIGRVTQNAKINILKNDKKVVNFSVAINDSYKTKQGERKEQTTYYNCSYWINAKIAEYLTKGTLVELSGRISSSAWIGKDGEIKSGLNFHTSNIKLHGGKQKSEFNKEPIANPQNNNSNPFSDETDDDLPF is encoded by the coding sequence ATGAACACAATTATCGGAAGAGTTACCCAAAACGCAAAAATCAACATCTTAAAAAACGACAAAAAAGTCGTGAACTTTTCAGTAGCCATCAATGACAGTTACAAAACAAAACAAGGCGAACGCAAAGAGCAAACTACCTATTACAATTGCTCTTATTGGATAAATGCCAAAATAGCAGAATATCTTACCAAAGGTACTTTGGTGGAATTATCAGGCAGGATAAGCAGTAGTGCTTGGATAGGAAAAGATGGAGAAATAAAGTCTGGACTGAACTTCCATACTTCAAACATCAAATTGCACGGTGGAAAGCAAAAATCTGAATTCAACAAAGAACCGATTGCAAACCCACAAAACAACAATAGCAATCCTTTTTCAGATGAAACTGATGATGATTTACCATTTTAA
- a CDS encoding addiction module toxin RelE, whose product MEAQFNFQLRHRNDKREWEDIEVYYQTHCDRTTAIRYARNLSKIFNSEIRLTEGKEPFKTSGTYIYEQTEPLKIRNYGKLV is encoded by the coding sequence ATGGAAGCACAATTTAATTTTCAGTTAAGACACCGAAACGATAAAAGAGAATGGGAAGATATTGAGGTGTATTATCAAACCCATTGCGATAGGACTACTGCAATACGCTATGCAAGAAATCTTTCCAAAATATTCAATTCGGAAATCCGATTGACAGAGGGAAAAGAGCCATTCAAAACAAGCGGAACATACATTTACGAACAAACAGAACCTTTAAAAATTAGAAATTATGGCAAATTGGTGTAG
- a CDS encoding helix-turn-helix domain-containing protein encodes MEAIILSKEQFDALMSKIDDIHHKINSKNLPKQEVFLDNEEFIKMLKISRRTAQTWRDEGKISFSQVGNKIYYKLSDVEKTMDEYYNKSFSKKW; translated from the coding sequence ATGGAGGCAATTATTCTCTCAAAAGAGCAATTCGATGCTTTAATGTCAAAAATCGATGACATACATCACAAAATCAATTCAAAAAACCTACCAAAGCAGGAAGTATTTTTAGATAACGAAGAATTTATCAAAATGCTAAAAATCTCACGAAGAACTGCACAAACCTGGCGTGATGAAGGCAAAATATCTTTTTCACAAGTTGGAAACAAAATCTATTACAAACTTTCTGATGTAGAAAAAACGATGGATGAATACTATAATAAATCCTTTTCTAAAAAATGGTAA
- a CDS encoding PRTRC system protein C — translation MLLATQLERVFILKDNGQEIKLPDPEPKWSVEAVMNFYANTYPILTNAKVSAPQIKEDTVQYKFESVMGTKG, via the coding sequence ATGTTACTCGCAACCCAATTAGAAAGAGTTTTTATACTCAAAGATAACGGACAGGAAATAAAATTACCCGACCCTGAACCAAAATGGAGTGTAGAAGCCGTAATGAATTTTTACGCCAATACTTATCCAATTTTAACCAACGCCAAAGTTTCCGCACCACAAATTAAAGAAGATACTGTACAATACAAATTTGAAAGTGTAATGGGAACAAAAGGATAA
- a CDS encoding PRTRC system protein E has protein sequence MQTNFFRQLANLNLTGDLQITFRATTENSFVLSLLLNNEQCGDEARKLIPPLNLRGTAEELDNGFFETISIPLQTASGLMVDMESFMKQLEEAKKKSAMEKGKSEKEKKEKEAKEKKYNEALQKAEELEKEGKYKEAWTALPKVSEYPDFADTIRKKQDEYERHFAPSLFTENSSDSMAENQENY, from the coding sequence ATGCAAACCAATTTTTTCAGACAACTTGCCAATTTGAACCTTACAGGCGATTTGCAAATCACATTCAGAGCAACCACAGAAAATAGTTTTGTCCTTTCCTTATTGCTCAATAACGAACAATGCGGTGACGAAGCAAGAAAACTCATTCCGCCACTCAATCTTCGTGGTACAGCCGAAGAATTAGACAATGGATTTTTTGAAACTATTTCTATACCATTACAAACTGCATCGGGATTGATGGTAGATATGGAAAGTTTCATGAAACAACTCGAAGAAGCCAAAAAGAAATCCGCTATGGAAAAGGGAAAATCCGAAAAAGAGAAAAAGGAAAAGGAAGCCAAAGAGAAAAAGTACAATGAAGCCTTACAGAAAGCCGAAGAATTAGAAAAAGAAGGTAAATACAAAGAAGCTTGGACAGCATTACCAAAGGTTTCCGAATATCCCGACTTTGCCGATACAATTCGCAAAAAACAAGATGAATACGAAAGACATTTTGCACCAAGCCTTTTTACTGAAAATTCATCGGATAGTATGGCTGAAAATCAAGAAAATTACTAA
- a CDS encoding ATP-binding protein, which yields METKLPLISFVVKTQFITNNSGLRRIHQQVFTNQDILFAREKAFEYYEAAINVLEREGEIWRDEKTSKIIYKNPENYLKGISIYIRINEDVKKYDLADKENQIYLINIHFSLNEILKRHIEQGKKIEKKYFDLLKINFENKHSYILFMGRRLEEVSKKNKILGKSPKEIEFIEFKIKNRKSDIELLLESICAFANSDGGTIIIGQKSSFDNYSANENIISFEYIINRLISCIYKDFAKKIIIKAENILGCNFISIAIPKSEQNIFYNGVFFYRNNLGNVIDFDRNFH from the coding sequence ATGGAAACTAAATTACCTCTTATTAGCTTTGTTGTAAAAACTCAATTTATCACCAATAATTCTGGTTTAAGGAGAATACACCAACAAGTATTTACAAATCAAGACATTCTTTTTGCAAGAGAAAAAGCCTTTGAATATTACGAAGCAGCAATAAATGTTTTAGAACGAGAAGGAGAAATATGGCGAGATGAAAAAACAAGCAAAATTATCTATAAAAATCCCGAGAATTATTTAAAAGGCATCTCTATCTATATTAGAATTAATGAAGATGTAAAAAAATATGACTTGGCTGATAAAGAAAACCAAATTTATCTTATTAATATTCATTTTTCTTTAAATGAAATTCTGAAAAGACACATAGAACAGGGAAAAAAAATAGAAAAAAAGTACTTTGATCTATTGAAAATTAATTTTGAAAATAAACATTCTTACATTCTTTTTATGGGTAGAAGATTGGAAGAAGTTTCTAAAAAAAATAAAATTTTGGGGAAATCTCCTAAGGAAATAGAATTCATAGAATTTAAAATAAAAAATAGAAAATCTGACATTGAATTGTTATTAGAAAGCATCTGTGCTTTTGCAAATTCTGATGGTGGAACAATTATTATTGGGCAAAAATCTAGCTTTGATAATTATTCTGCAAATGAAAACATTATATCTTTTGAGTATATTATTAATAGGCTGATTTCCTGTATTTATAAAGATTTTGCAAAAAAAATTATAATAAAAGCAGAAAACATTCTTGGCTGTAATTTTATAAGTATAGCTATCCCAAAATCAGAACAAAATATTTTTTATAACGGCGTGTTTTTTTACCGAAACAACTTAGGAAATGTAATTGATTTTGATAGAAATTTTCACTAA
- a CDS encoding DUF2911 domain-containing protein, whose amino-acid sequence MLKRISLFAFLNVAMLGFSQQYNIPAVSPRQTVEQQFSVTKISIEYGRPAVKGRKVFGELVPFGQVWRAGANEATKITFGQEVLFGGQKVKKGTYALYVIPQEKEWKIILNRGVNNWGAYTYDAKEDVATTTVPVKMMNEKMERFTINFEDITDEKLNLVFEWDKTRADVPVEILNVEETLQIIDNLKAIKKIESDIKKKNEPKK is encoded by the coding sequence ATGTTAAAAAGAATTTCACTTTTCGCATTTCTAAATGTAGCAATGCTTGGTTTTTCTCAGCAATATAACATTCCGGCTGTAAGCCCAAGACAAACCGTAGAACAGCAATTTTCGGTGACCAAAATTTCTATAGAATATGGTAGACCTGCGGTAAAAGGAAGAAAAGTCTTCGGAGAACTGGTTCCTTTCGGTCAAGTTTGGAGAGCTGGAGCGAATGAAGCTACCAAAATTACTTTTGGTCAAGAAGTGCTTTTTGGCGGTCAAAAAGTGAAAAAAGGAACCTACGCTTTGTATGTGATTCCTCAAGAAAAAGAATGGAAAATCATTTTAAACAGAGGGGTTAACAATTGGGGAGCTTATACCTATGATGCAAAAGAAGATGTAGCAACCACTACCGTTCCTGTAAAAATGATGAACGAAAAAATGGAGCGTTTTACCATAAATTTCGAAGATATTACAGACGAAAAACTCAATTTAGTTTTCGAGTGGGACAAAACCAGAGCAGATGTTCCGGTAGAAATTCTAAATGTAGAAGAAACACTACAGATTATTGATAATTTAAAGGCGATTAAAAAAATAGAAAGCGATATTAAAAAGAAAAACGAACCGAAAAAGTAA
- a CDS encoding PRTRC system ThiF family protein, giving the protein MNTEITKYQEVKTKVHFTENTLINPTNPVTVNLIGAGGTGSQVLTALARMNHALTELNHAGLSVRLWDDDVINEANLGRQLFAECELGLYKSVALINRANRFFGTNWKAEKQKFQKDDLGKLQSNMKSEIYISCVDSVKSRFDIAEILNELKIDKGYYRNKCKYWIDFGNSQFTGQVLLSTIGNIKQPNSEKYETVESLPFITEEFGELLKISELEDNTPSCSLAEALEKQDLFINSVLAQMGSSLLWSLFRNGLIENRGFFLNLKNFTAQPIKL; this is encoded by the coding sequence ATGAACACAGAAATAACGAAATACCAAGAAGTCAAAACAAAAGTTCATTTTACGGAAAATACGTTAATCAATCCAACAAATCCCGTTACTGTTAATTTAATTGGAGCAGGTGGAACAGGTTCGCAGGTTTTAACTGCATTGGCAAGAATGAACCACGCTTTAACAGAACTCAATCACGCAGGTTTATCTGTGAGATTATGGGACGATGATGTAATAAACGAAGCGAATTTAGGCAGACAACTTTTTGCAGAATGTGAATTGGGATTGTACAAATCTGTAGCATTAATCAATAGAGCCAACAGATTTTTTGGAACAAATTGGAAAGCCGAAAAACAAAAATTCCAAAAAGACGATTTAGGAAAATTGCAAAGCAATATGAAATCAGAAATTTATATTTCTTGTGTAGATAGCGTAAAATCACGTTTTGATATTGCTGAAATTTTAAATGAATTGAAGATTGATAAAGGATATTACAGAAATAAATGCAAATATTGGATAGATTTTGGAAACAGTCAATTTACAGGACAGGTTTTGCTTTCGACCATCGGAAATATCAAACAACCTAATTCCGAGAAATATGAAACGGTGGAAAGTCTTCCTTTTATAACTGAAGAATTTGGTGAACTTTTGAAGATTTCTGAATTAGAAGATAATACGCCAAGTTGTAGTTTAGCAGAAGCACTAGAAAAGCAGGATTTGTTCATTAATTCTGTATTAGCACAAATGGGAAGTTCGCTACTTTGGAGCTTATTTCGCAATGGATTGATTGAAAACAGAGGCTTTTTTCTTAATCTGAAAAATTTCACTGCACAGCCAATTAAATTGTAG
- a CDS encoding helix-turn-helix transcriptional regulator: protein MNRKFLRMVFLVRTVLQYNGKFNREDIIDEILKRFKAYEDIEILRMDEYPISTFDKDKKAIKDAWKIDLECKNNLYYINTDFESVFQNDILNSLVFLSSINTDMLLPSYVITETRKNTGMEYFHTISSAIEKKLCLKISYFDYVTENENEKLINPYRLKQKDFKWYVLAKDINDGAISFKSYALERIRTIDILGKFKSDLSIDFETPYKDSIGMFTNEFPTKVVVEYDYRDGNYLKANPIHHSQKILSQKENRITFEFFIKPNEDFIMELMKRSWSLKVIEPIFLKQKIMNYWKLALERNE, encoded by the coding sequence ATGAATAGAAAGTTTTTAAGAATGGTTTTTTTAGTTAGAACTGTTTTGCAATACAATGGTAAATTTAATCGTGAAGATATTATTGATGAGATATTAAAGAGGTTTAAAGCCTATGAAGATATTGAAATACTTAGAATGGATGAATATCCTATTTCAACTTTTGATAAGGATAAGAAAGCAATTAAAGACGCTTGGAAAATTGATTTAGAATGTAAAAATAATTTGTATTATATAAATACAGATTTTGAAAGTGTGTTTCAAAACGATATACTTAATTCATTGGTTTTTCTTTCATCAATTAATACAGATATGTTGCTTCCTAGTTATGTAATTACTGAGACTAGAAAAAATACAGGTATGGAATATTTTCATACTATTTCATCTGCTATAGAAAAAAAACTTTGTCTCAAAATTTCTTATTTTGATTATGTAACAGAAAATGAAAATGAAAAATTAATAAATCCATATCGTTTGAAGCAAAAAGATTTTAAATGGTATGTTTTGGCTAAAGATATAAATGATGGCGCAATTTCTTTTAAAAGTTATGCACTAGAAAGAATTAGAACAATTGATATTTTGGGAAAGTTTAAATCAGATTTAAGTATAGATTTTGAAACACCCTACAAAGATTCAATTGGTATGTTTACTAATGAATTTCCTACAAAGGTTGTGGTAGAATACGATTATAGAGATGGTAACTATTTGAAAGCTAATCCTATTCATCATTCCCAAAAAATTCTATCACAAAAAGAGAACCGAATTACTTTTGAGTTTTTTATAAAACCAAATGAAGATTTTATAATGGAATTAATGAAACGTTCTTGGTCTTTAAAAGTGATAGAACCTATTTTTCTAAAACAGAAAATTATGAATTATTGGAAATTGGCTTTGGAGAGAAATGAATGA
- a CDS encoding site-specific integrase — MASVKLVLRTAQESQTGHCPLYIRLIKDRKAKFLTTGQKLKPSEWDEAKQKVKKNHPNSARLNAYLSQVIADAEGQVADVSRKNESVSAKKLKEAIKGKESSLFFDYAFKRLEKINGSISILTQRKYQAHLEKFKKYVGEKEFYFEDLTTVLLNDYITYCYSTLKNKNNTVQTNIRSLMKFYNDAIAEDMVPLNLYPFNKIKTKKDSAKIKFLQKEEIELLKNAELEEGSLMSKFRDMFVFCIYAGGLRMGDVISLQWKHINFEDSKLSKVIRKTGNLHSFKLVQPALEVLKKHKNENSTDESFVFSLVKNEEKFLKNEHYAISEIERISRNINKSLSYISQKIDLNKGLSFHMSRHTFATNALNNGMRIEHVSKVMDHSSIRVTEIYAKVINTELDASMDKFVY; from the coding sequence ATGGCATCAGTAAAATTAGTTCTGAGAACAGCACAAGAATCCCAAACAGGACATTGTCCACTTTACATTAGACTTATAAAAGACCGAAAAGCAAAATTTCTCACGACAGGTCAGAAATTAAAGCCTTCAGAATGGGACGAAGCAAAGCAAAAAGTAAAGAAAAACCATCCGAATAGTGCAAGATTAAATGCCTATTTGTCTCAAGTTATTGCCGATGCGGAAGGTCAGGTCGCTGATGTTTCAAGGAAAAATGAGTCAGTTTCTGCCAAGAAGCTAAAAGAAGCAATCAAAGGGAAAGAATCTTCATTGTTTTTTGATTATGCCTTTAAAAGATTAGAAAAAATCAATGGTTCCATTTCCATTTTAACACAACGCAAATATCAGGCTCACCTAGAGAAGTTTAAAAAATATGTAGGTGAAAAAGAATTCTATTTTGAAGACCTTACTACCGTCTTGCTGAACGACTACATTACCTATTGCTATTCTACTTTAAAAAACAAAAACAATACGGTACAAACCAATATAAGAAGCCTGATGAAATTCTACAATGATGCCATTGCAGAAGACATGGTCCCTCTAAATCTGTATCCTTTCAATAAAATCAAGACCAAAAAAGATTCTGCGAAAATAAAATTTCTCCAAAAAGAAGAAATTGAACTGCTGAAAAATGCAGAATTAGAAGAAGGAAGTTTAATGTCAAAATTCCGAGATATGTTTGTTTTTTGCATTTATGCAGGTGGACTTAGGATGGGCGATGTGATTTCTTTGCAATGGAAGCACATTAATTTTGAAGATTCCAAATTATCAAAAGTTATCCGAAAAACAGGGAACTTGCATAGCTTCAAACTAGTCCAACCAGCTTTAGAAGTTCTCAAAAAACACAAAAATGAAAACAGCACCGATGAAAGCTTCGTTTTTTCTTTAGTAAAAAATGAAGAGAAATTTTTGAAAAATGAACATTATGCCATTTCAGAAATTGAAAGAATTTCTCGTAATATCAATAAATCACTATCATACATTTCTCAAAAAATTGATTTAAACAAAGGACTTTCCTTCCATATGAGCAGACATACATTTGCTACAAATGCATTGAATAATGGAATGCGTATTGAACACGTTTCAAAAGTCATGGATCATTCGAGCATTCGTGTAACCGAGATTTATGCAAAAGTAATCAATACAGAACTTGATGCTTCGATGGACAAGTTTGTGTATTAA
- a CDS encoding PRTRC system protein B, with the protein MKDITHDFGTLYHPTTALVFYQNNERNIETYVEHFEMDKNGNPINAHPLTEREAKELIKALTINTQKEKSQDFLKPKGILPTHILHINPSENGSVLWFTKSMKRQLYFTENLEIPNGMAEVPAMLWLANKRSLMIFALSSNRRPTEKTELFYAPFFNVYENGNVCMGTVDVHIQNSTSLEEFTKKWEDYFFNSYFSHLMNEHNPINGNCVNLWKSLINTEKQFPKETLRTANRTLKNLLL; encoded by the coding sequence ATGAAAGATATTACCCATGATTTTGGTACACTCTACCACCCAACAACAGCATTGGTATTTTATCAAAACAATGAAAGAAACATAGAAACTTATGTAGAGCATTTTGAAATGGATAAAAACGGAAATCCAATCAATGCCCATCCTTTGACAGAGCGAGAAGCAAAAGAATTGATTAAAGCACTTACCATTAATACCCAAAAGGAAAAAAGTCAAGATTTTCTAAAGCCAAAAGGAATTTTACCAACCCATATTCTACATATCAATCCAAGTGAAAATGGTTCAGTATTATGGTTCACGAAATCAATGAAACGACAACTCTATTTTACTGAAAATTTAGAAATTCCCAACGGAATGGCAGAAGTACCTGCAATGTTGTGGTTGGCAAATAAACGAAGTCTTATGATTTTTGCACTTTCAAGTAATCGAAGACCAACAGAAAAAACAGAACTTTTTTATGCACCGTTTTTCAATGTTTATGAAAACGGAAATGTTTGTATGGGAACGGTGGATGTTCATATTCAAAACTCAACTTCGTTGGAAGAATTTACAAAAAAATGGGAAGATTATTTTTTTAATTCATATTTCAGCCATCTGATGAATGAACACAATCCCATCAATGGAAATTGTGTAAACTTATGGAAAAGCCTTATCAATACAGAAAAACAATTCCCAAAAGAAACATTAAGAACAGCAAACAGAACTTTAAAAAATCTATTACTATGA
- a CDS encoding transposase: MKKLLILSVLSITTLGFSQTNCEDLKKENEALQSTNKILTLENDYLKKIVEINKAILEIEKDNSSFKITKVIGNKAEKTIAITFLVEAKDENKKMTIGDISIIDIEGVEYEIDFYKSSKPYPELALNTPIKLTFSFKNVENEPLFIKLFRFKETSQPIRNLFEDTKSNLEFKDLKVNWN, encoded by the coding sequence ATGAAGAAATTATTAATATTATCAGTGCTTTCAATCACAACACTTGGGTTCAGCCAAACCAATTGCGAAGATCTCAAAAAAGAAAACGAAGCTCTTCAATCAACGAATAAAATTTTGACTTTGGAAAATGACTATCTAAAAAAAATAGTTGAGATTAATAAAGCAATTTTAGAAATAGAGAAAGATAACTCTTCGTTTAAAATAACAAAAGTAATTGGAAACAAAGCCGAAAAAACGATTGCTATTACCTTTCTTGTGGAAGCAAAAGATGAGAACAAAAAGATGACAATTGGAGATATTTCTATTATTGATATTGAAGGAGTAGAATATGAAATTGATTTTTACAAATCCAGTAAACCGTACCCTGAATTGGCTTTGAATACCCCTATTAAATTAACTTTTTCTTTTAAAAATGTAGAAAACGAGCCACTTTTTATAAAACTTTTTAGATTCAAAGAAACTTCACAGCCTATAAGAAACTTGTTTGAGGATACGAAATCAAATCTAGAATTTAAAGATTTGAAAGTAAATTGGAATTAA
- a CDS encoding toprim domain-containing protein, with protein MNCEEVKEKINIRTVLESFNLSPVKENRKTAFYFALDREEKIPSLSVDFVKNKAFDFGTGKSYDVISIVQQMNQCSVSEALKYLEKFVFSVQKKFQNEEAKLQKEYKILNVREIQHPALIQYLKSRKVYEQKELVKEIEYELNGKKYFGIGFFNNSGGVEIRNKYSKICLGKKDVTLIKNELNISNEICIFEGFFDYLTYKNLEQKENSNSDYLILNSTAMLFKVEELLRKYQKISLFLDNDDNGELVKSKIQNQYKYKNVEDCSLIYQKFKDLNEWFCSKEDL; from the coding sequence ATGAATTGTGAAGAAGTAAAAGAAAAAATAAATATAAGAACGGTTTTAGAATCATTCAACCTTTCCCCTGTGAAAGAAAACAGAAAAACGGCTTTTTATTTTGCGCTCGACAGAGAAGAAAAAATTCCGAGTTTATCCGTTGATTTCGTCAAAAATAAAGCGTTTGATTTTGGAACGGGAAAAAGTTATGATGTGATTTCGATTGTTCAGCAAATGAATCAATGTTCTGTTTCTGAAGCATTGAAATATTTAGAAAAATTTGTGTTTTCCGTTCAAAAAAAGTTTCAAAATGAAGAAGCAAAGCTACAAAAAGAGTACAAAATCCTCAACGTTCGTGAAATTCAGCATCCTGCATTAATTCAATATTTAAAATCTCGAAAAGTATATGAACAAAAAGAGTTGGTGAAAGAAATTGAATACGAGTTGAATGGTAAAAAGTATTTCGGAATTGGGTTTTTCAATAATTCTGGAGGAGTTGAAATCCGAAATAAATATTCCAAAATATGTTTAGGGAAAAAAGATGTGACATTGATAAAAAATGAATTGAATATTTCTAATGAAATTTGCATTTTTGAAGGTTTTTTTGATTATTTGACATATAAGAATTTGGAACAAAAAGAAAATTCTAATTCAGATTATCTGATTCTAAATTCTACTGCGATGCTTTTTAAAGTTGAGGAATTATTAAGAAAATACCAAAAAATCTCTCTGTTTCTTGATAACGATGATAATGGAGAGCTTGTAAAGTCAAAAATTCAGAATCAGTATAAGTATAAGAATGTAGAAGATTGTTCCTTAATTTATCAAAAATTTAAGGATTTGAATGAGTGGTTTTGCTCAAAAGAAGACTTATAA
- a CDS encoding protein NO VEIN domain-containing protein, translating to MSEKQFEDWLKNIYPSKSDSTIKDTLIFANNYLKGINRYIERNKLSSFFEQSTSDIDTFLNSMDKNTRFEKNEKTYLKRFVEFKNLDPNNYNVFDRKNNEKKAKRSEKRAIDDIKAFYEKKGYKVESVESKNCGWDLETTIGNIKLLLEVKGLNGKFYSINLSENEYNKLQENQENYRICIVSNCNSSAKNRHIKILKFENNEFFDENDKEDKISYKIIKSLKLTNKK from the coding sequence ATGAGTGAGAAACAATTCGAAGATTGGTTAAAAAATATTTATCCAAGTAAATCCGACTCCACTATCAAAGATACTTTGATTTTTGCAAATAACTATCTTAAGGGAATTAATCGTTATATAGAAAGAAATAAACTTAGTTCTTTTTTTGAACAAAGTACTTCAGATATCGATACATTCTTAAATTCGATGGATAAAAATACTAGGTTTGAAAAAAATGAAAAAACCTATTTGAAAAGATTTGTTGAATTTAAAAATCTAGATCCAAACAATTATAATGTATTTGATAGAAAAAACAACGAAAAAAAAGCGAAAAGGAGTGAAAAACGAGCAATAGATGATATTAAAGCTTTTTATGAAAAAAAAGGCTACAAAGTAGAGAGTGTAGAATCAAAAAACTGTGGTTGGGATTTAGAAACAACAATTGGTAACATAAAATTATTACTTGAGGTTAAAGGACTTAATGGAAAATTTTATTCTATAAATTTAAGCGAAAATGAATATAATAAATTACAAGAAAATCAAGAAAATTATAGAATTTGTATTGTTTCAAATTGTAATTCTAGCGCTAAAAATAGACATATCAAAATATTAAAATTTGAAAACAATGAGTTTTTTGATGAAAATGACAAAGAAGATAAAATATCTTATAAAATTATAAAATCCTTAAAACTGACAAATAAAAAATAG
- a CDS encoding DUF3853 family protein: MKNINPQTPIWKLTVEEFLEISQKINLESKYEYGLKGLAKILGCSVSKASEIKSSRILDEAIIQNGNIIIIDKEKALQLFAKK; this comes from the coding sequence ATGAAAAACATAAATCCACAAACCCCCATTTGGAAGCTGACGGTTGAAGAATTTTTGGAAATTTCCCAAAAAATTAACTTGGAAAGCAAATATGAATACGGACTGAAAGGTTTGGCAAAAATTCTCGGTTGTTCTGTTTCTAAAGCCTCTGAAATAAAATCTTCGAGAATATTAGATGAAGCCATTATTCAAAATGGGAATATCATTATCATTGATAAAGAAAAAGCGTTGCAACTTTTTGCAAAAAAATAA